The nucleotide window CCCGTGCTCTAAGAGGAATACGATTGGAGAATAGGATGAGGAGGCACAAGCTTCAGATAGAAATGACTAGTAAAGTTGGTCGAGCCGGTCGATGTTCAGTTGCAGCAAAGAAAAACCCAATGAATGGCGATAGAAGTGGTGTTTGGCACAACAAACGTGGAACAAGTGGCAAGTTGAATGCATAGCTTGCTGCTGTAATAGTTCTTATGCTTTAGATGTCACTACAGCACTTCTTTTAGGTGATTACTGATTGCATAGCAGATTATACACATTGAATGTTTCAATATGCATGATAActgattttaatttcttttacattAGCGTTTACTATTGTAATTGCATAGCAGTTCATAGATTTATCTTGTTGTGATGGTTGCACTGGTCTTGGTTTTACCTGGTACACAGGAgattatatatacatttcatTTGTGGTAATGTTGAATGTATATGCATTCTTCTGTATTTTTCAATTGGCATTCAGTAGTGTTTGGCCAAAATATATTTTGGGCAGATTTACTTCATTATTCTGTCATCATTTTTCCACACAAATAACCTAGCTCATTTATAGAGATCAAATTTTGCAGTGCAACAATCTGACTTCAAATTTCGATCTATATCTGGTGtagtcaaatatatattaaacatatatgaGAGAAAAGCTGTTGACACATGCAAATTGTGGTTCTTTTTTGGAACTTtgtcataataaaatttagaatagaAGGCAGAGGTTAGAGGTAGACTGCCCATTGTGGTGGATTAGAAATTTTTACTCTATCTTGACTCTTCTGCCCTTAAAACGATTGGTCTTGTTGAATGGTGAACTGATTTCAAATAGCACATAAGATTTAGATGCAATACCAATCTTGGTTCTTCATCCTTGTCACTTTTTTAGCTTATTTAGACCCCTCTCACACCCCACCTATTTGGTATCATTTTGTTTCCTTCTAGAGAAGAAAATCTACTTGAAATATGAGatcatttgttaatttcaattttgagtaATAGTTACCGATAAGATATGATTTTGGTGTTGGTTTGTTTCTCTGTGATATATGCAATCTCTGGGGACTGAGTTTTTTAAAAAGTGGGTCGTGTTTGATTGAAATGTAGGCATTAGAACGATGAATCCATTACAAATATAACCTTATGGCGAAATTTGTTTCCGGTTAAAGTTCTTGGCTATTGTCATGTAAAAGTTACACTTCTAGTACAATGGAAATTAGTCTAGACCCAGAAAGATATGTATTCAATAAacattatgtattttattttaccaGTATTCTTAGAAAACCAAGAGGATTTGTTGTATATCAAACGAAGTAAACTACTGGGagttcaaagaaaatttttcttatctttaaatttaatattacagTACTAGATTTCATCTAACCAATTTTCTATAACATAACTTGAATATCTACTAATGATAATTATGTAGATGAGTGGTTGATATTAGTTGTTTGGATTAGCTTTTTGATAGGGGtgttaaaagatgaattttaCAAAAGTTGAGACTTCATATTAGCTTAAGATGGCAGTCATTTTGGCAGCCAAGGTTGAAGACGACAAAAACAAAAGTCGAAATCAACCAAGAATTCGAAAATGGGCCACATCCGTGTTTCTGCCAACTTTTCCTTTTTGGTGCCAAATACATGATTATTGGCTGAACACAGGGACTTGGCAAATGGCCAAAATCCATGGACCAACTTCTGAACCTTTTGGTTTTAACTTTGTTTATATGGGCAATGTTAGCTTGGGCATCTTGGAGGACGCAAGGATCTGAAAAATTCATCACTTTGCTCAGGAAGAAATATTgaacaaattttcatttgtgttttggggaagatgaagaagaaaagaaagaaattttaagtAATGCATATCACGAAAAGTGTAGCTTTAACTTGTaccaattaattaatattgagcAATATTATtgtacacacttttgatacataatttaaatacacagatgatgtctcattatatgattagttattattttatctttaattcaaaattatcccgTCATACTATAATACATCATCTACAcactcaaattatataaaaaaagtatacACATAGATTTATCGATTAATATTAGCCAAATCTATGTTTTAACCATCTATCAATTCTTTATGTTTTAGCATGCACAATGACAATTTATAGAAACTAATTGATTGTGTGGTTGATGTTTGGAGCAATTTTTTTTAGTCAAAACATAAGATTCATAAACATTTGATTTATAAAAGGATAACAAGGGTGGAATTATCAAACTAtcacttttatatattgaaacgagttaactttattattttttaaattaaaatgattaaacttttagatttttgtaTTGAAGtgatcaaattttttcattaaaatgatCGAACTTTCACGTTATCATATtgaagttattaaattaatctcttttctttcaaaaacaaaacaaaacaacaatctCAATTGTGTTTGTTGTATCTTCAATAAGAAATATTGaacattttttttacttttaatatatcaaaaaataaaaaaagagtaatactatataccTAAATAATATgcacaattttgtatacaatcAATTACATGTCAACATGCAagtagatagttttaaattaaagataaaataatactcaatcatatagtaacatatcattgtttatgAAAAAAGTTGTGCACAttgttttatcataaaaaaataaattcataaaatttattttttaaaaaaaggcaaaggactatttcccacccaagttttaccCAATCTTAAAAACACAcccataaaaaatgaaaaacccaaacaccacATATGGACtaactgttattaaaattttcaattagaaataaggataaaatcgttattttattattaaactctaaaatctttaaagttaatatcatttttctctcaagttttaaaaactaacactccACCCCTcattctcaaattttgaaaagtttagatttcacccttaaggtttgttttctttctctgaCCACCATAATTTTGACCAACAGTTGACCTTGTCCACCCATCTTCTGAATCCAACCATGAAAGACAATGGAGGATGTCCACCCATCACTATGAAGGACAACAAAGCATTGTTTTTCCTCATCATTCAGATGCGACAACAAAGGATGACGCTTCATCATTCAGATGATGAAGAATGATGCTTCGTCTAGATGACGAAGTGTTATCCTTTATCATTTCTCTCTGATTTGGACGATAAAATGTCATCCTTCATCAGCCAGATTCCTTAACCCTAAGATTGGAGATCGGACTCCCCCAACCACCAGAGATGAAACCTATAaaatggggggggggggggggggtaaaatttttaaagtttaatcatagaagaaaattattggttttctaaactaataaagacaaatatacaaatttttaaggttttttagtttaagggtaaaatgagaattttaatattgtctctaactgaaaattttaacagtagtTAACCCATAGACGAGTATTTAGGTCTTTCATCTATCATTGGTGTGCTTTAAAATTAGGCTAAAActcggtgggaaatagttgtttggcctaaaaaaaaaaaaattgttttctttgttacaattttattatatattttttaacgtctttagattcatcataaaatgcctttgaattttatcaaattttataaacaatattcaATAAGAATATCAGTAAAACATTTTGACagttacataaaatttaaaaatatatatattatatttctcttAAAAGCTCTATACATACTTGAAAAATCAAACGTTTAATGTTGCATTAATTTTGGTACGAAAATGAAGAAAGTGAAAATGGCAGAACCAATTTGAATGGTGCTGAATTTCAAAAGCAGAATCAGAAACAGAGGATTGAAGAACTACAAGAACAATAAAAATGATGAATGGAGGGTTctatgttgttgttgttgttttgaTGTGCCTGATGAATGATGTAGCTTCAGCTCAACCCTTGTTTGTTTTGGGTGATTCTTCTGTTGATTGTGGAGATAACActcttttttacccttattttcaCGGAAATCTCTCTTTGCTCCCTTGTAATGGATCCGATTCCTCTCTTCTTCCTCACCTTCTTGGTACTTTCTCTACCTTCAATCGCTTTTCTTTTCTGCATGTCAATTTACCAATGAATTTCATGTGACTGTGTAATGTTCATTTTGCCATCTTGTTCTGCTACATTACTAACTAGTTTGTTGATATTTGACTTGAGCtgctttaattaattttgggaTTTTGCTACAAAATGTTTGTCAATTACTGATGAGATGACATGTGTAATGCAGCTGAGAAAATGGGGTTGCCATATATTCCTCCATTCTACAGCCAAAATGGATCTGTGCAAGCGTTTTTCAGTGGTTTGAATTATGGTTCAGCGCAAGCAACCATAATGAACCCCAGCCGCCAGCGCCACCAGTCTCTCAATCAACAGTTGCGCCAAGTGTTTGAGACCATGCAGCTATTGCGGCTGAAGCTTGGGGAGGGCATTGCTGACTCTTTCATCAACTCCTCCATATTCTACCTATCCTTTGGCAAAGATGATTACATTGACCTTTTTCTCCACAATTCGTCAGGTGTAATGGTCAAGTACACTGGCCAAGAATTTGCTGGCATTTTGGTGGACCAGATGGTACATGCTATGAGGAACCTGTATGATGCAAATGTGAGGACGATGATATGCATTGGGATATTGCCATTGGGATGCACGCCGCGTGTAATTTGGGAGTGGTATAATTCAACTGGAGTTGATGATGGAAGTTTTTGTGTGGGGGAAATCAATGACTTGGTTTTGGAATACAACACAATGCTGGATGAGCACATTGTTGAACTTAATTCTGGGTGGCCAGATGCTCAGATCATCTTCTGTGATGTTTACCAAGCAATTATGAAGATAATTACCAATCCAAATTACTTTGGTATGAACTCTATTCTGCACTTTTTTAAGGAacctaatttaaattcaatccaTTGAATCATCTGGACTTAATTCTGTGTTTGCATGGACTTGAttctgttttttgttttgttctctCAAGAAAAACCTGGTATAGAACTAAATCCTGTTATATTGAACTAGGATGGCATTTCAacattatatagataaaatacTTATCTGCTAAGAATACAGAAAATACTGTTCAC belongs to Mangifera indica cultivar Alphonso chromosome 2, CATAS_Mindica_2.1, whole genome shotgun sequence and includes:
- the LOC123209483 gene encoding GDSL esterase/lipase At5g37690-like codes for the protein MMNGGFYVVVVVLMCLMNDVASAQPLFVLGDSSVDCGDNTLFYPYFHGNLSLLPCNGSDSSLLPHLLAEKMGLPYIPPFYSQNGSVQAFFSGLNYGSAQATIMNPSRQRHQSLNQQLRQVFETMQLLRLKLGEGIADSFINSSIFYLSFGKDDYIDLFLHNSSGVMVKYTGQEFAGILVDQMVHAMRNLYDANVRTMICIGILPLGCTPRVIWEWYNSTGVDDGSFCVGEINDLVLEYNTMLDEHIVELNSGWPDAQIIFCDVYQAIMKIITNPNYFGFEDAKSACCGLGSFGARIGCLSVEMACEQASAYVWWDLYNPTLTVNSLLADSAWSGQPLYDMCRPFPIQDLLHTSIS